The genomic region AAATATGATTTAATTGCGATTAAAGAAATTGCCCTATTAGCGGATGGAAGTGCCCGGGATTCATTAAGTATTTTAGAACAAGTGATTATGTTTTCTGATCAGAATATTACGTTGGAAAGTGTTAACATTATTTTTGCAACAGTTTCAAAAACAATTAAGTTAAAATTGATAAAAGATATTTTAGAATATAAAACAATTGAAGTTTTATTAACGAGTAAAAAAATTTATGAGGCCGGTTCTGATTTTGAAATTTTAACATTAAATTTATTAGATATGTTAAAAGAGATTTTTGAGTATAAACAAACCGGGAATATTATTTTTTTAAATTTATTAACTGAAGATCAAGCAAACGTTTTTGCAAAGCAGTTAAGTTCAAAAGAATTAATTATGTTACTTGACTTGTTTACAGAAGCATCAAGTAAAATGCGAAATAGTAAAACTCAAGAAATGTATTTTGAATTAGTTCTTTTAAAAGCTTTAGCGGTTTTTGAGAATAGCTCGAAAAACTTAACGGCTTTAAAATTAAGTGAGATAATGCTTTCTGACAATAAAAATCAAAACGGTATTGATGATATTATAATAGAACAAATTTCCGAAAATAAAGAAATAACAGAAAATAATTCTGATAAAAAGGAAGTAGAACTTCAGGAAGAAATTCCTTTTGTGGATAAAACCTTAGACGAGAATAAGATATTAGTTCACCAAGAAGAAAAAAAAATACCGAATAATCAACCATTATTTCATAATTTTTCATTTTTTGATGATGGCGAACCAGTTATTAGCTCTAGCAATGAAACAAAAATATTTGAAGATAAAGCAATAAAAGATGAGAGTGATTCACAATTGCATTTTAATAAAATAATTGCCCAAGAGACATTGATATCAAGCGAAGCAGAGAAAATTTCACATGGCAAAGAATTAGCAGGAATAACTGATTTGCATAAGTATCGCGATGATATAAAAAATAAGATTAACATTTATGAAATTTCAAATATTAATTATTCTAATAGTCAAATTTTTAATATTTTAATTAAAGCTAATAAAGAAGAGCGTGAAAAATTTGAAAATAAATTTATGGAGTTAATTAATGAAAAAGGAAAAGTAGTTCAATTAGATAAACTAATTAGTTTTTATGATGTTAAATATGCTGCAGCGTCAGAGCAAGGATTAATTATTGTAACTAATACAAAACCAGAAGCGAATTGAATTAGTATTGAAATGTGTGATTGAGAATTTCGTAACAAGATTTTTCAATTTTTTGATTTTTATTTTGTTATTATTGCTTTAAGTGAAAGTGAATGAAATAATGTTCGTAATGATTATGTTAAAATTAGACAAGCAAATAAATTACCACAACCAGCATTAATTAATGTGGAAGAATTTTACCGCAATTTATTAGTGACACAAATTGATAATTATGAAGAACATAAAGAATTACTTGAAACAGGAAAACAAATTTTTGATAATATTAAAATAGTTGAATAATTTATGGGAGATTTAAAATGAACTATGAAGAATTAATTATGGAATTAAAAACTATTTTAGGCGTTGGGAAAAAGACCGCAGAAAGAATTTTTAATAAATTGTAAATGCCAAATCATAAAAAGTTAACTAAATTAATAGTTAACTTTTTATAAGTTAATTTTTAAGTTAATTATAGGAGGTTGAAATTATGCAAATAAAGCAATATTTAATTTTGCGGTCGTTAGTGAAAAAGTATGGTAAAGATATTGTAATTAATACTGTCAATAAGATTGCAAATGATATTGAAATTAAAAAGTAAAGAATAAATTATCCCGCGTAATTTATAATCTTCAATTAACTTTCAATTATTTCCAACTGGTGGTTGTTGTGGTTTGGGTTCTGGTTTATTACTCGCCGTTTTCACTATTATTTGGTTTTTCGCAACTAATTAATGATGTTGTACTTGTTGCTGTTAATCTGATAGCTCCTAAAATACTTAGCAACTTTTTCATATTTTTATCTCCTTATTTAAAATGTTATAATTTATGTACAATAATTATAACATTTGTATATTGTAAAAATGATTGGAAGCGTGGTGTTTTAATGGGATTAAAAATTAATAATTTAAAATATAAACGGTATAAAAAAGTTATTTTTGCAGATTTAAACTTTGATGTTAATAGTCAAGAAGTTTTAGGAACTAGTTTTGAAGATAAGTTTTCACAGTTATATTTTTTAAAACTTTTATTAGGGAAGAAAAAACCTCGTAGTGGAAAGATTTATTTAAACAATAGGAATATTACGGCTTTATTACCAAAAGAACGAAAAATTGGTTATGTTTCATCAGGAGCATTAAGATTAGCTTTTTTACCAACAAAATTACGTTTAGCTTATCATATTTTAAAAACACCAAAGTTTTTACATGATAGTTCATTAAAATATAATAAAAATAAATATTTTTATAAAAATTTAGTTTTTATTGGTAATGATTTAAACAAACAAGAGTTAATCTTAAAAACAGATAAAATTATTAATGAATATTTCAATAATTCAATTCGAATTAAAGAAGAATGAATTGAAACCTATTTAACCCAAATTAGTGAATTTCACAAAAAAGAAATTAGTAAAATTTTAGACGATGATAAAGATTCGATTCTAATTCAAAGTTTACATACTTATACTTATAAACGCGAAGAGATTCGGGTATACGAAGGTTATTTAGCCTTTTTACAAGCTTTATGAGATAAAATTTATTATATTTTTGATTTAGATTATTTGTGTGATTGTTATGAAATTGCTAAAAAAAGAAAACTAAAAGACAAAAGTTTTTATTTTATTGGTGCTAAGTTGGTTTGTGAGAAGTATTTAAAAATTTTACATACGGAAATCACTTATGAACGTTATTTGTTAATTAAAGCACGTAAAGCATTAAAAAAATACCGTTTTAATGTTGTTAATACGGTTATGAAAGATACGAAACGTAAAAGCATTATTAAAGGGATTTTAAATAAAAGTAATTCATCAAATATTGTTACTTGATCAAAATTGTCAGAAGACCAATGATTTAATTATAATCAAAAGCAAGAACAATTAATTGCCAATTTATTACCAGATGAAGCAACAATTTTAAAAGGGAAATTTTTAGAATTTTTTCATAAATATCATTTGGAATTATTAGGTAATACATTAAAACCGCGAGAAAAAGATAATTCAATTGCTATTGCTGAGGCAAGTGAAAAAGTTGTGACAGTTTATAATCAAGCTTTTGAAAAAGTTAAAAAATTAATGAGTGATTTAGATATTAAAATGAATTGATTTAAACTTACCAAAAATTTGAGTAGTTTTGACCATACTAAAATTAGGTTAATTAATGTTATTTTAAGTAATAAAGAATTAATTGTTTTACATAATACGTTTGATAATTTAACACATAATGAAGCAAATGAATTAAATGACATTTTATTGAATTTGAAAAATTATAATCCCCAATTAACTTTTTTAGTTTTGACAAAAAATGTTGAGAATATTAAAAATTATGTTACACAGTTATTGATTTTTGATAAAGATAATAATTATAAATTAATGTCAAAAGATCATGCTGAATATTCACCAGATACTATTGAGTTATATCAAGCAATGTACAATAGTTTGGAAAATGTTTTTGCAATGAAATATGTGGCAGCCGAAAATACTTTAGCAAATGAGAAAATTAAAATTAAACTACCAAAAGGAACTAAATTAATTGACAAAAAGGAATATTGATTAGCAATTAATCCAAATTTAATTACATTTAAAAGAACAAAAGACTTTAATAAGGATTTACATTTGGCATATAAAGGACATGTTAAAATAATTAAAAAAATTTCTAAATCAATTGTTTGTTTTTTTGAAATTAATGATGATATTTTTTTTAAAAAGTTAGTGACAGAAAAAGAATTAAATTTAAAAAGAATAACAACGATATATTTTAAAAAGCAAGCATTATTAGTTTATGATAAAGTTAATAGTAATTTAGTTGCTAATATTTAAGTGAGGAAAACAAATGCAAGATTTAAAAGGAATAATTTTACAAAAAATTAAAGAGTATCAAACAATTATTTGTTTACGTCATGTTTCACCAGATGGTGATGCATATGGTTCAGCATTTGGATTAGCACAGTTTATTAAAGATAATTTTCCAAATAAAAAAGTATTAGTTGATGGTGAACCAAGTGATTTTTTAGCTTTTTTAGCGACACCTAATCTTGTTCAACAAGAAGATTACCAAGGGGCATTAGTAATTGTGACTGATACAGCAAATATTGAACGAATTGATAGTAAATATTGGCAAAAAGCTGAAGAAGTAATTAAAATTGATCATCATCCTAATATGACCCCTTTTGGTGATTTACAATGAATTGATGAGACAAAAATTGCAGCATCAGAAATGATTGCTGAATTAGTTTTAACATCAAGTTTAACAGTAACCCCCCAAGCAGCAAGGTTAATTTTTACGGGTATCGTAACTGATTCAAATCGTTTTATGTATAGTAAAACTTGTCAAGAAACTTTTATGTTAGCGGGGCAATTAGTTGCCACCGGATTTGATTTACAATCAGTTTATCAAAACTTATATGAAGATTCATGGGTTAATGTTCGTTTTAAAAATTATTTGTTATCACAAGTAGTTGTTTATGATGATCAAATTAGTTATGTGAAGATAACAGACGAAATGCTAAAAGAACATGCGATGAATTATGAAACTGTTAAGCCATGAGTTAATATTATGAGTAATATTAAAGAATTTAAAATTTGAATGTGAGCAATTGAAAATAAAGCGGAAAGTTATATTAATCTTAGCATTCGTAGTAATGCTTATATTATTAATGGTGTAGCAGAAAAATATTATGGTGGCGGTCATCAGTTATCAAGTGGGGCAAAAATTTACCAATGAGAAGATTTGGAAAAAGTTTTAAAGGATTTAAGCTCTTTTATTAAAAATAATATTAAATATATGGAGGGTTAATAATGTATTTTTTAAATAGTAATGCCCAAAAGGGATGGGTCGAAGTAATTACTGGTTGTATGTTTGCGGGGAAGACAGAGGAATTTATTCGTCAGTTAGTTCGCTTGAGTTATGCTAAATTTGAAATTCAAGTTTTTAAACCAACACTTGATAATCGTTATAGCGAAAATCAAGTTGTGAGTCATAGTAAAAAAGCTGTTAAAGCAACATCAGTTAAGAATTCCGATGAATTATTAGTCAAACTTAAACCGACGACAAATGTTGTTGGGATTGATGAAGTCCAATTTTTTGACAATAATATTGTTAAAGTTGCTGATTCTTTAGCCGACAAAGGGATTATTGTTATTGTTAATGGTTTAGATAAAGATTTTCGGGGCGAACCTTTTCTTAATGTTGAACAATTAATGACCCGTTCCGAAGAGGTTAAAAAATTACATGCCATTTGTGTTAAATGTGGAAATTTAGCAAACCGGACACAACGATTAATTAATGGTAATCCAGCTAATTATTATGACCCAATTGTCCTAATTGGGGAAAAAGATAAATATGAAGCTCGTTGTCGTCATTGTCATGAAGTAACATATTAACTTAAGGAGGCCAAATGTTAACAAAAGAAGGATTAAATGCAGAAGCGTATTTTATTAATTAATAGTAAACTGTAAATTGTAAATACCAAATCATAAAAAGTTAACTATTAATTTAGTTAACTTTTTTAAGTTAATTTTTAAGTTAATTATAGGAGGTTGAAATTATGCAAATAAAGCACTATTTAATTTTGCGGTCGTTAGTAAAAAGTATGGTAAAGATATTGTTATTAATACTGTCAATAAGATTGCAAATGATATTGAAATTAAAAAGTAAAGAATAAATTATCCCGCGTAATTTACAATCTTCAATTAACTTTCAATTACTTCCAACTGGTGGTTGTTGTGGTTTGGGTTCTGGTTTATTACTCGCCGTTTTCACTATTATTTGGTTTTTCGCAACTAATTAATGATGTTGTACTTGTTGCTGTTAATCCGATACCTCCTAAAATATTTAAAATGTTATAATTATTGCACATAAATTATAACATTTTAAATATTTTAGGAGGTAAAGTGTGAAAAAATATGAAAGATTAGATTTTAATGAAAGAGTAAATTTGGAAAAATTAAAAGATAATGAATTATTTAAAAAGGAAAATGGAATAATTAATATTCGAAAAATTGCTAAGCAAATGAATAGAGATTATAGAACTATTTGGCAAGAGTTAAATATGTTTTGATAATATTAATGATTATACTGCTGCAAAAGCACAAAAAATACATGATAAAAATAAAAAACAATGTCGTAAATATTCAATGTTAAATTCACAAGAATTAAGTCATTTTTCTAATGAATATAATAATTTTGGTCGTTCGCCACAAAATATTATTACTTCGTATGAATTACAATATAATTTAAAATTTGGTATATGTTTTAAAACAATGTATAAATATATTAAATTAGGTTATTTTAATTTAAAAAAAGAAATGCTATATTTTAAAAA from Spiroplasma endosymbiont of Polydrusus cervinus harbors:
- a CDS encoding lipoprotein, translated to MCNNYNILNILGGIGLTATSTTSLISCEKPNNSENGE
- a CDS encoding thymidine kinase → MYFLNSNAQKGWVEVITGCMFAGKTEEFIRQLVRLSYAKFEIQVFKPTLDNRYSENQVVSHSKKAVKATSVKNSDELLVKLKPTTNVVGIDEVQFFDNNIVKVADSLADKGIIVIVNGLDKDFRGEPFLNVEQLMTRSEEVKKLHAICVKCGNLANRTQRLINGNPANYYDPIVLIGEKDKYEARCRHCHEVTY
- a CDS encoding ABC transporter ATP-binding protein; this translates as MGLKINNLKYKRYKKVIFADLNFDVNSQEVLGTSFEDKFSQLYFLKLLLGKKKPRSGKIYLNNRNITALLPKERKIGYVSSGALRLAFLPTKLRLAYHILKTPKFLHDSSLKYNKNKYFYKNLVFIGNDLNKQELILKTDKIINEYFNNSIRIKEEWIETYLTQISEFHKKEISKILDDDKDSILIQSLHTYTYKREEIRVYEGYLAFLQALWDKIYYIFDLDYLCDCYEIAKKRKLKDKSFYFIGAKLVCEKYLKILHTEITYERYLLIKARKALKKYRFNVVNTVMKDTKRKSIIKGILNKSNSSNIVTWSKLSEDQWFNYNQKQEQLIANLLPDEATILKGKFLEFFHKYHLELLGNTLKPREKDNSIAIAEASEKVVTVYNQAFEKVKKLMSDLDIKMNWFKLTKNLSSFDHTKIRLINVILSNKELIVLHNTFDNLTHNEANELNDILLNLKNYNPQLTFLVLTKNVENIKNYVTQLLIFDKDNNYKLMSKDHAEYSPDTIELYQAMYNSLENVFAMKYVAAENTLANEKIKIKLPKGTKLIDKKEYWLAINPNLITFKRTKDFNKDLHLAYKGHVKIIKKISKSIVCFFEINDDIFFKKLVTEKELNLKRITTIYFKKQALLVYDKVNSNLVANI
- the dnaX gene encoding DNA polymerase III subunit gamma/tau yields the protein MDYISLYRKYRPNNFDKIVEQVEIKKALKNSIINNTFSHAYLFSGPRGTGKTSIAKIFAKAINCINLDNGNPCNTCHSCNEINRGSAVDVFEIDAASNNGIDEIREIRNNVQLLPTMAKYKVYIIDEIHMLTNSAFNALLKTLEEPPQHVVFILATTKSHKIPATIISRCQQYNFRKISKIELENNIINILQKEEIKYDLIAIKEIALLADGSARDSLSILEQVIMFSDQNITLESVNIIFATVSKTIKLKLIKDILEYKTIEVLLTSKKIYEAGSDFEILTLNLLDMLKEIFEYKQTGNIIFLNLLTEDQANVFAKQLSSKELIMLLDLFTEASSKMRNSKTQEMYFELVLLKALAVFENSSKNLTALKLSEIMLSDNKNQNGIDDIIIEQISENKEITENNSDKKEVELQEEIPFVDKTLDENKILVHQEEKKIPNNQPLFHNFSFFDDGEPVISSSNETKIFEDKAIKDESDSQLHFNKIIAQETLISSEAEKISHGKELAGITDLHKYRDDIKNKINIYEISNINYSNSQIFNILIKANKEEREKFENKFMELINEKGKVVQLDKLISFYDVKYAAASEQGLIIVTNTKPEANWISIEMCDWEFRNKIFQFFDFYFVIIALSESEWNNVRNDYVKIRQANKLPQPALINVEEFYRNLLVTQIDNYEEHKELLETGKQIFDNIKIVE
- a CDS encoding lipoprotein, giving the protein MKKLLSILGAIRLTATSTTSLISCEKPNNSENGE
- a CDS encoding bifunctional oligoribonuclease/PAP phosphatase NrnA, coding for MQDLKGIILQKIKEYQTIICLRHVSPDGDAYGSAFGLAQFIKDNFPNKKVLVDGEPSDFLAFLATPNLVQQEDYQGALVIVTDTANIERIDSKYWQKAEEVIKIDHHPNMTPFGDLQWIDETKIAASEMIAELVLTSSLTVTPQAARLIFTGIVTDSNRFMYSKTCQETFMLAGQLVATGFDLQSVYQNLYEDSWVNVRFKNYLLSQVVVYDDQISYVKITDEMLKEHAMNYETVKPWVNIMSNIKEFKIWMWAIENKAESYINLSIRSNAYIINGVAEKYYGGGHQLSSGAKIYQWEDLEKVLKDLSSFIKNNIKYMEG